A single genomic interval of Catenulispora sp. GP43 harbors:
- a CDS encoding tetratricopeptide repeat protein, which translates to MRQRPQIPGMAAGGGSGLPASALRGVVDLGALAAKPQAAPAAPAQAAPADGSGAAADGTGALASPLVFDTSDATFDADVIERSMTVPVVIDFWAEWCGPCKQLSPVLERLAAEYAGRFVLAKLDVDANPLLAQEFGIQSIPMVMAVVGGRLVPLFPGAVPEAQVRRYLDELLRLAAENGVTGTADGQAPEELPEPPMDPALAAAYSALEENDLDGAAQAFRDVLKTNPGDTEAKLALAQVELMLNTRDLDVDQVRADAAAKPDDAEAQIAAAELDLSTGRVDEAIDRLVGFVARSAGADRDAARVKLLDFFELLGPEDPRTATGRQKLTRVLF; encoded by the coding sequence ATGAGACAGCGACCTCAGATCCCCGGGATGGCCGCCGGCGGAGGCTCCGGCCTGCCCGCCTCAGCCCTGCGCGGCGTGGTGGACCTCGGGGCCCTCGCCGCCAAGCCGCAGGCCGCGCCGGCCGCGCCGGCGCAGGCGGCCCCGGCCGACGGCTCCGGCGCGGCTGCCGACGGTACCGGTGCCCTCGCCTCGCCCCTGGTCTTCGACACCTCCGACGCCACCTTCGACGCCGACGTCATCGAACGCTCGATGACCGTCCCGGTCGTCATCGACTTCTGGGCCGAGTGGTGCGGCCCGTGCAAGCAGCTCTCCCCGGTGCTGGAGCGGCTGGCCGCCGAGTACGCCGGCCGCTTCGTGCTGGCCAAGCTGGACGTGGACGCCAACCCGCTGCTGGCGCAGGAGTTCGGCATCCAGTCCATCCCGATGGTGATGGCGGTGGTCGGCGGCCGGCTGGTCCCGCTGTTCCCGGGCGCTGTCCCGGAGGCGCAGGTCCGCCGGTACCTGGACGAACTGCTGCGGCTGGCCGCCGAGAACGGCGTCACCGGCACCGCCGACGGCCAGGCCCCGGAGGAGCTGCCCGAGCCGCCGATGGACCCGGCGCTGGCCGCCGCCTACTCGGCGCTGGAGGAGAACGACCTCGACGGCGCCGCGCAGGCCTTCCGCGACGTGCTCAAGACCAACCCCGGCGACACCGAGGCCAAGCTGGCGCTGGCCCAGGTCGAGCTGATGCTGAACACCCGGGACCTGGACGTCGACCAGGTCCGGGCCGACGCCGCGGCCAAGCCCGACGACGCCGAGGCCCAGATCGCCGCCGCCGAGCTGGACCTGTCCACCGGCCGGGTGGACGAGGCGATCGACCGGCTGGTGGGTTTCGTGGCCCGCAGCGCCGGCGCCGACCGGGACGCCGCACGGGTGAAGTTGCTCGACTTCTTCGAGCTGCTGGGCCCGGAGGACCCGCGCACCGCGACCGGCCGCCAGAAGCTGACCAGGGTCTTGTTCTGA
- a CDS encoding TetR/AcrR family transcriptional regulator, which produces MASGLEDTPRSSSVQAAARTRGRPRNADADTAILAATRALLAERGWPDLTIAEVASRAGVAKTTLYRRWPGKADLVVDAMAELFSHLEVLDRGSMLQDALATVGQYVELLQLPETQAALLALSAEADRDDTLRAKVIDKVIDPQRHLVYEAWERACRRGEVEGETDIDLIFDMICGTLVHRILIKGQPVDEDYLTRFVSVVLAGLAQLRLSGGI; this is translated from the coding sequence ATGGCGTCCGGGCTCGAGGACACCCCGCGCAGCTCGTCGGTGCAGGCCGCCGCCCGCACCCGCGGCCGCCCCCGCAACGCCGACGCCGACACCGCCATCCTGGCCGCGACCCGCGCCCTGCTCGCCGAGCGCGGCTGGCCGGACCTCACCATCGCCGAGGTGGCGTCCCGGGCGGGGGTGGCGAAGACCACGCTCTACCGCCGCTGGCCGGGCAAGGCCGACCTCGTGGTGGACGCCATGGCGGAGCTGTTCTCGCACCTGGAGGTCCTCGACCGCGGTTCGATGCTGCAGGACGCCCTGGCCACCGTCGGCCAGTACGTGGAACTGCTGCAGCTGCCCGAGACGCAGGCGGCGCTGCTCGCGCTGTCCGCCGAGGCCGACCGCGACGACACGCTGCGCGCGAAGGTCATCGACAAGGTCATCGATCCGCAGCGGCACCTGGTGTACGAGGCCTGGGAGCGCGCGTGCCGGCGCGGCGAGGTCGAGGGCGAGACCGACATCGACCTGATCTTCGACATGATCTGCGGCACCCTGGTACACCGGATCCTGATCAAGGGGCAGCCGGTCGACGAGGACTACCTGACGCGGTTCGTGTCGGTGGTGCTCGCGGGGCTGGCGCAGCTGCGGCTCAGCGGCGGGATCTAG
- a CDS encoding PadR family transcriptional regulator yields the protein MSLRHALLGLLREQPASGYDLMQVFNASLHNIWPATQSQVYSELNKLAAAGLLTASAEGPRGRKEYALTEAGHAELQHWLLEVETDVHPRSEGLLKVFLLGAVSREQATGFLAWLGEMADKDVAAMTELESSIEWEDEDLHVYGRLVLEFAKRMAAMSREWSDWAVEQIARSDSRILDGPPSEG from the coding sequence ATGAGCCTGCGACACGCGCTGCTGGGCCTGCTGCGTGAGCAGCCGGCCAGCGGCTACGACCTGATGCAGGTCTTCAACGCCTCGCTACACAACATCTGGCCGGCCACCCAGAGCCAGGTCTATTCCGAGCTCAACAAGCTCGCGGCCGCCGGTCTGCTGACCGCCTCCGCGGAGGGGCCCCGGGGCCGCAAGGAGTACGCGCTGACCGAGGCCGGCCACGCCGAACTCCAGCACTGGCTGCTCGAGGTCGAGACCGACGTGCACCCGCGCAGCGAGGGCCTGCTGAAGGTGTTCCTGCTGGGCGCGGTCTCCCGTGAGCAGGCCACCGGGTTCCTGGCCTGGCTGGGGGAGATGGCCGACAAGGACGTCGCGGCGATGACGGAGCTGGAGTCGTCCATCGAGTGGGAGGACGAGGACCTGCACGTCTACGGCCGGCTGGTACTCGAGTTCGCCAAGCGGATGGCGGCCATGAGCCGCGAGTGGTCGGACTGGGCCGTCGAGCAGATCGCCCGGAGCGACAGCAGGATCCTGGATGGGCCGCCGTCAGAGGGCTGA
- a CDS encoding methylmalonyl-CoA mutase, with the protein MDSEQISAGRDRWRARYDAARKRDADFTTISGTDVEPVYGPPEGSEVPGFDRIGWPGEFPYTRGIHPTGYRGKPWTIRQFAGFGNAEQTNERYRMILAAGGGGLSVAFDMPTLMGHDSDSPRALGEVGHCGVAIDSAADMEVLFHDIPLGEVTTSMTISGPAVPVFCMYLVAAERQGVDIGLLNGTLQTDIFKEYIAQKEWLFDPEPHLRLIGDLMEFTAENVPAYKPLSVSGYHIREAGATAAQELAFTLADGFGYVELGLSRGLDVDVFAPGLSFFFDAHVEFFEEIAKFRAARRIWARWMRDVYGAKTEKAQWLRFHTQTAGVSLTAQQPYNNVVRTAIEALAGVLGGTNSLHTNALDEVLALPSSKAAEIALRTQQVLMEETGVANVADPLGGSWYVEALTDRIEAEAEAIFQRIKDLDPNGAQHPVGPITAGLLRGIEDGWFTSEIAEASFAYQRSVEKGDKRIVGVNAYTDAIDEPLEILRVSHEVEREQVRVLGARKAERDDAAVQAALATMLDAARTGANMVPAMLDAVRAEATLGEICDALREEWGVYREPARI; encoded by the coding sequence ATGGACTCCGAGCAGATCTCCGCAGGCCGCGACCGCTGGCGGGCGCGCTACGACGCCGCGCGCAAGCGGGACGCCGATTTCACCACGATCTCCGGCACCGACGTCGAGCCGGTGTACGGCCCGCCGGAGGGTTCCGAGGTCCCCGGTTTCGACCGGATCGGATGGCCGGGGGAATTCCCCTACACGCGCGGGATCCACCCGACCGGCTACCGCGGCAAGCCGTGGACCATCCGGCAGTTCGCCGGCTTCGGCAACGCCGAGCAGACCAACGAGCGCTACCGGATGATTTTGGCTGCCGGCGGCGGCGGGCTGTCCGTGGCCTTCGACATGCCGACCCTGATGGGCCACGACTCCGACTCCCCGCGCGCCCTGGGCGAGGTCGGGCACTGCGGCGTCGCCATCGACTCCGCCGCCGACATGGAGGTGCTCTTCCACGACATCCCGCTGGGCGAGGTCACCACCTCGATGACGATCAGCGGCCCGGCCGTCCCGGTGTTCTGCATGTACCTGGTCGCCGCCGAGCGTCAGGGTGTGGACATCGGCCTGCTCAACGGCACGCTGCAGACCGACATCTTCAAGGAGTACATCGCGCAGAAGGAGTGGCTGTTCGACCCCGAGCCGCACCTGCGCCTGATCGGCGACCTGATGGAGTTCACCGCCGAGAACGTCCCGGCGTACAAGCCGCTGTCGGTGTCCGGCTACCACATCCGCGAGGCCGGGGCCACGGCCGCGCAGGAGCTGGCGTTCACGCTGGCCGACGGCTTCGGCTATGTGGAACTGGGTCTGTCGCGCGGCCTGGACGTGGACGTGTTCGCCCCGGGTCTGTCGTTCTTCTTCGACGCGCACGTGGAGTTCTTCGAGGAGATCGCGAAGTTCCGCGCGGCCCGCCGGATCTGGGCCCGCTGGATGCGCGACGTCTACGGCGCCAAGACCGAGAAGGCGCAGTGGCTGCGCTTCCACACCCAGACCGCCGGCGTGTCGCTGACCGCGCAGCAGCCGTACAACAACGTGGTCCGCACTGCGATCGAGGCCCTGGCCGGCGTCCTGGGCGGCACCAACTCGCTGCACACCAACGCCCTGGACGAGGTGCTGGCCCTGCCCTCCTCCAAGGCTGCCGAGATCGCCCTGCGCACCCAGCAGGTGCTGATGGAGGAGACCGGCGTGGCGAACGTCGCTGACCCGCTGGGCGGCAGCTGGTACGTCGAGGCCCTGACCGACCGTATCGAGGCCGAGGCCGAGGCGATCTTCCAGCGCATCAAGGACCTGGACCCCAACGGCGCCCAGCACCCGGTCGGCCCGATCACCGCCGGCCTGCTGCGCGGCATCGAGGACGGCTGGTTCACCTCGGAGATCGCCGAGGCCTCCTTCGCCTACCAGCGCTCCGTCGAGAAGGGCGACAAGCGCATCGTCGGCGTGAACGCCTACACCGACGCGATCGACGAGCCGCTGGAGATCCTGCGCGTCTCGCACGAGGTCGAGCGCGAGCAGGTGCGCGTCCTGGGCGCCCGCAAGGCGGAGCGCGACGACGCGGCGGTCCAGGCCGCCCTGGCCACGATGCTCGACGCGGCGCGAACGGGTGCGAACATGGTGCCGGCGATGCTGGACGCGGTGCGCGCCGAGGCGACGCTCGGCGAGATCTGCGACGCGCTGCGCGAGGAGTGGGGCGTCTACCGCGAGCCCGCGCGGATCTGA
- a CDS encoding MarR family winged helix-turn-helix transcriptional regulator → MPKDRNLSFDPIERAFESWTDRWGESTSMLAITSVMRAQQLLLARVDAIVKPYELTFARYEALVLLTFSRAGSLPLSKVGERLQVHPTSVTNIIDRLEKSGLVARRPNPDDGRGTLAEITAKGRQVVEAATADLMAAEFGMSALSSEQHRELFAVLRDLRIAAGDFEA, encoded by the coding sequence GTGCCCAAGGACCGCAATCTCTCGTTCGATCCGATCGAGCGCGCCTTCGAGTCGTGGACGGACCGCTGGGGCGAGTCGACCTCGATGCTCGCCATCACCTCGGTCATGCGCGCGCAGCAGCTGCTGCTGGCCCGGGTCGACGCGATCGTCAAGCCCTACGAGCTCACCTTCGCGCGCTACGAGGCGCTGGTGCTGCTGACCTTCAGCCGGGCCGGGTCGCTGCCGCTGTCCAAGGTCGGCGAGCGGCTGCAGGTGCACCCGACGTCGGTCACGAACATCATCGACCGGCTGGAGAAGTCCGGCCTGGTGGCCCGGCGCCCCAACCCCGACGACGGCCGCGGCACGCTGGCCGAGATCACCGCCAAGGGGCGGCAGGTCGTCGAGGCGGCGACCGCCGACCTGATGGCCGCCGAGTTCGGGATGAGCGCGCTGAGCTCCGAGCAGCACCGGGAGCTGTTCGCCGTGCTGCGGGACCTGCGGATCGCCGCGGGCGACTTCGAGGCCTAG
- a CDS encoding M16 family metallopeptidase encodes MTEVKSEPGTPEAEKAAAASFPWPIHEAVLDNGLRVVVSPDPTTPIAAVNLWYDVGSRHERAGKHGFAHLFEHLMFEGSANVAKGEHFEWVTAAGGAAINATTSPDRTNYYEVMPSSQLELALWLEADRMGSLALGQETLDNQREVVKNERRERYDNPPYGRWVEYALELTFPEGHPYHHTTIGSMDELQAAALEDFQDFNAVYYSPNNAVLTVTGDVDAEEVVRLADKYFGGIQRHGDIPAAPDGTLGSLKVGQTTRRVVPDDSVPRPMTFFMFRSPDARHEDFTAVEVLAAVLGRGRGARLYRKLVTEKNLAQREESYSSVWSLAYGASVFFSYFSPRDGVEAADVEREFTAVLDGLADGSAPVSEAELGRAKALLTSDWLRGVSELGGRADLLGRYATVDGDPKIVREYLGRLEAVTAEDVQRVAAQILPDDNRVVIEYVTSATSGDAEGDADDAGDAEEADA; translated from the coding sequence GTGACAGAGGTCAAGAGCGAACCGGGTACGCCAGAGGCCGAGAAGGCCGCCGCCGCATCATTCCCCTGGCCGATCCACGAAGCAGTGCTCGACAACGGACTGCGTGTCGTGGTCAGCCCCGACCCCACCACGCCGATCGCCGCCGTGAACCTCTGGTACGACGTGGGCTCGCGCCACGAGCGGGCCGGGAAGCACGGATTCGCGCACCTGTTCGAACACTTGATGTTCGAGGGATCGGCGAACGTGGCCAAGGGCGAGCACTTCGAGTGGGTGACGGCGGCCGGCGGCGCCGCGATCAACGCCACCACCAGCCCCGACCGCACCAACTACTACGAGGTCATGCCCTCCTCCCAGCTGGAGCTCGCGCTGTGGCTGGAGGCCGACCGCATGGGCTCGCTGGCCCTGGGCCAGGAGACCCTGGACAACCAGCGCGAGGTCGTGAAGAACGAGCGGCGCGAGCGCTACGACAACCCGCCCTACGGCCGCTGGGTCGAATACGCCCTCGAACTCACCTTCCCCGAGGGCCACCCGTACCACCACACCACCATCGGCTCGATGGACGAGCTGCAGGCCGCGGCCCTGGAGGACTTCCAGGACTTCAACGCGGTCTACTACTCGCCGAACAACGCGGTGCTCACCGTCACCGGCGACGTGGACGCCGAGGAGGTGGTGCGGCTGGCGGACAAGTACTTCGGCGGCATCCAGCGGCACGGCGACATCCCGGCGGCCCCGGACGGCACGCTGGGCTCGCTGAAGGTCGGCCAGACCACGCGCCGCGTGGTGCCGGACGACTCGGTGCCGCGCCCGATGACCTTCTTCATGTTCCGCTCCCCCGACGCCCGCCACGAGGACTTCACCGCGGTCGAGGTGCTGGCCGCGGTGCTCGGCCGGGGCCGCGGCGCCCGGCTGTACCGCAAGCTGGTCACCGAGAAGAACCTGGCGCAGCGCGAGGAGTCCTACTCCTCGGTGTGGAGCCTGGCTTACGGCGCCTCGGTGTTCTTCAGCTACTTCAGCCCGCGCGACGGTGTGGAGGCCGCCGACGTGGAGCGCGAGTTCACCGCCGTGCTCGACGGGCTGGCCGACGGCTCGGCCCCGGTCTCCGAGGCCGAACTCGGCCGGGCCAAGGCCCTGCTGACCAGTGACTGGCTGCGCGGGGTCAGCGAGCTCGGCGGGCGCGCCGACCTGCTAGGCCGGTACGCCACCGTGGACGGCGACCCGAAGATCGTGCGCGAGTACCTCGGGCGTCTGGAGGCGGTCACCGCCGAGGACGTGCAGCGGGTCGCCGCCCAGATCCTTCCCGACGACAACCGCGTCGTCATCGAGTACGTGACGAGCGCGACGTCCGGCGACGCCGAGGGCGACGCGGACGACGCGGGCGACGCCGAGGAGGCCGACGCATGA